In the genome of Luteibacter yeojuensis, one region contains:
- a CDS encoding flagellar basal body P-ring protein FlgI, translating to MNALRSFRRILHVAVAVLALGAILPAHADRIRDLVQVGGVRSNQLIGYGLVVGLDGSGDQTSQSPFTTQSLENMLQQFGVNVPPNVRPQLKNAAAVTITAELPPFAKPGQRIDVTVASIGNAKSIRGGELLMSPLKGADGQVYAIAQGSVVVGGVSAQGKSGSSVQVNISASGRIPGGASIERGVATSFDKGGDIMLNLNTADFTTAARIAQAVNQSFGAGTANAVDAASVAVRAPMEPSQRVSWLSTIQALEVTPGDAPARIIVNSRTGTVVIGSDVKVGAAAVAHGSIQVTISEQPQVSQPAPFSRGQTAVVPSSQVAVSEEGGHMFKFGPGTSLDAIVRAVNQVGASPSDLISILQALKESGALHAELVVI from the coding sequence ATGAACGCGCTCCGTTCCTTCCGTCGCATCCTCCATGTCGCCGTGGCCGTGCTGGCGCTCGGTGCCATCCTTCCCGCACACGCCGACCGTATCCGCGACCTCGTGCAGGTTGGCGGCGTGCGCAGCAACCAGCTGATCGGCTACGGTCTCGTCGTCGGCCTCGACGGCAGCGGCGACCAGACCAGCCAGTCGCCGTTCACCACGCAGAGCCTGGAGAACATGCTCCAGCAGTTCGGCGTGAACGTGCCGCCCAATGTGCGTCCGCAGCTGAAGAACGCCGCGGCCGTGACCATCACGGCCGAGCTGCCGCCGTTTGCCAAGCCGGGCCAGCGCATCGACGTGACCGTCGCCTCGATCGGCAACGCGAAGAGCATCCGCGGCGGCGAGCTTCTGATGTCGCCGCTCAAAGGTGCCGACGGGCAGGTCTATGCCATCGCCCAGGGCAGCGTGGTGGTGGGCGGCGTGAGCGCGCAGGGCAAGAGCGGCAGCAGCGTGCAGGTGAACATCTCCGCCAGCGGCCGCATTCCCGGCGGCGCCAGCATCGAGCGCGGCGTGGCGACGTCCTTCGACAAGGGCGGCGACATCATGCTGAACCTCAATACGGCCGACTTCACCACGGCGGCGCGCATTGCGCAGGCGGTGAACCAGTCGTTCGGCGCGGGCACGGCGAACGCCGTGGATGCCGCGTCGGTCGCCGTGCGCGCACCCATGGAACCGTCGCAGCGGGTGTCCTGGCTGTCGACCATCCAGGCGCTCGAGGTCACTCCGGGCGACGCGCCGGCTCGAATCATCGTGAATTCGCGCACGGGTACCGTCGTGATCGGTTCGGACGTGAAGGTCGGGGCCGCCGCAGTGGCACACGGTTCCATCCAGGTCACCATCAGCGAGCAACCCCAGGTCAGCCAGCCGGCGCCTTTCAGTCGCGGACAGACCGCCGTCGTGCCCAGCAGCCAGGTCGCGGTGAGCGAGGAGGGCGGCCACATGTTCAAGTTCGGCCCGGGCACCAGCCTGGACGCCATCGTGCGCGCCGTGAACCAGGTGGGCGCCTCGCCGAGCGACCTCATTTCCATCCTGCAGGCGCTGAAGGAATCCGGCGCGCTGCATGCCGAACTGGTGGTGATCTGA
- the flgH gene encoding flagellar basal body L-ring protein FlgH produces the protein MNRLLASFLVAAPALLALGGCAMVPPTPKPMYTATLPVEPAAQPQATGSIYADQQSMELFADPRAHRIGDILTITLVEATQASKKAATSTSKKNGNTLSSPTLLGQGLRIGGKAADSSLASNNAFDGNGSSTQSNQLTGEITVTVAQRLSNGALVVRGEKWLTINQGEELVRISGIVRPQDIGNDNIVPSSRVADARIEYVGKGTLADSNTRGWLSRFFDSKWMPF, from the coding sequence ATGAACCGTCTCCTTGCCAGCTTCCTCGTCGCCGCGCCGGCGTTGCTCGCGCTCGGTGGCTGCGCCATGGTGCCGCCCACCCCGAAGCCGATGTACACGGCCACGCTGCCGGTCGAGCCGGCCGCGCAGCCCCAGGCCACCGGATCCATCTATGCCGATCAGCAGTCGATGGAACTGTTCGCCGATCCGCGCGCGCACCGCATCGGCGACATCCTGACGATTACCCTCGTCGAGGCCACCCAAGCCAGCAAGAAGGCGGCGACCAGCACGAGCAAGAAGAACGGCAACACCCTCTCGTCGCCGACCCTGCTCGGCCAGGGCCTGCGCATCGGCGGCAAGGCGGCCGACAGCTCGCTCGCCAGCAACAACGCGTTCGACGGCAACGGATCTTCTACCCAGAGCAACCAGCTGACCGGCGAGATCACCGTCACCGTGGCGCAGCGGCTGTCGAACGGCGCGCTGGTGGTGCGCGGCGAGAAGTGGCTCACGATCAACCAGGGCGAGGAACTGGTGCGCATTTCCGGCATCGTCCGTCCGCAGGACATCGGCAACGACAACATCGTCCCGTCGAGCCGCGTCGCCGACGCGCGCATCGAATACGTGGGCAAGGGCACGCTGGCGGACTCGAACACGCGCGGCTGGCTGTCGCGCTTCTTCGATTCGAAGTGGATGCCGTTCTGA
- the flgB gene encoding flagellar basal body rod protein FlgB: MIDKPDALFGVHAQALGLWQRRAEVISSNLANADTPGFLARDLDFRKVMQAATGATEGNALPMTATEPGHIGGNPAVALAEADKLAYRAETQPTMDGNTVDTQVEQAQFAANAIHYQASLGFINGQIHTMRLAITGSAS; the protein is encoded by the coding sequence ATGATCGACAAACCCGATGCATTGTTCGGCGTTCACGCGCAGGCCCTCGGCCTGTGGCAGCGCCGTGCCGAGGTGATTTCCTCGAATCTCGCCAACGCCGACACCCCGGGGTTCCTCGCCCGCGACCTCGATTTCCGCAAGGTCATGCAGGCCGCCACCGGCGCCACCGAAGGCAACGCGCTGCCGATGACGGCCACCGAGCCCGGACACATCGGCGGCAATCCCGCCGTCGCCCTTGCCGAGGCCGACAAGCTCGCCTACCGGGCGGAGACCCAGCCGACGATGGACGGCAACACGGTCGATACCCAGGTCGAGCAGGCCCAGTTCGCCGCCAACGCCATCCACTACCAGGCGTCGCTCGGCTTCATCAACGGCCAGATCCATACGATGCGCCTGGCCATCACCGGATCCGCCTCATGA
- a CDS encoding flagellar hook assembly protein FlgD, with translation MAVDSVNGNASSQQSSSSQLQQQTLSQSDFLKLMVTQMTNQDPTKPMDSTQMVAQMAQFSQVAATQELQQSFDSLASNLTGDQFVRAASLVGQEVLVPSTAGKLTDGALAGAVNVGSSGTYVNVQIKDQAGNVVRTISLGQPDAGLVKFSWDGKSDDGTQLNDGVYQISATSGGTAIDTFVRGKVEGVGASGTDGTYLQVAGYGGALLSQIAQIL, from the coding sequence ATGGCAGTCGACTCCGTCAACGGCAATGCCTCCTCCCAGCAATCCTCTTCGAGCCAGCTGCAGCAGCAGACCCTCAGCCAGTCGGATTTCCTCAAGCTCATGGTCACGCAGATGACCAACCAGGATCCGACCAAGCCGATGGACTCCACGCAGATGGTGGCCCAGATGGCGCAGTTCTCCCAGGTGGCCGCCACCCAGGAACTGCAGCAGTCGTTCGACTCGCTCGCCTCGAACCTCACCGGCGACCAGTTCGTGCGCGCCGCCTCGCTCGTCGGCCAGGAAGTGCTGGTGCCGTCCACGGCCGGGAAGCTCACCGACGGCGCGCTCGCCGGTGCCGTGAACGTCGGCAGTTCCGGTACCTACGTCAACGTGCAGATCAAGGACCAGGCCGGCAATGTCGTCCGCACGATCTCGCTCGGCCAGCCCGACGCGGGCCTGGTGAAGTTCTCCTGGGACGGCAAGTCCGACGACGGTACACAGCTCAACGATGGCGTTTACCAGATCTCCGCTACTTCCGGCGGAACCGCGATCGACACGTTCGTTCGCGGCAAGGTGGAAGGCGTGGGTGCCTCGGGCACCGACGGTACGTACCTGCAGGTGGCCGGCTACGGCGGCGCCCTGCTGAGCCAGATCGCGCAAATCCTGTAA
- the flgF gene encoding flagellar basal-body rod protein FlgF codes for MDRSVYVAMTGATQIMRAQAEVAHNLANANTAGFKAELSAFQSLPVQGDGLQTRINGVAQGTGWDTTAGNQMETGNDLDVAVQGDGWIAVQTPDGTEGYTRAGNLRIDADGLLTDAKGNAVLGGGGPITIPQASSVKIGADGTISVVPLGESPATIATTDRIKLVNPGNDQLAYAPDGLMHMRDGTQAPADAGVKLVSGALEGSNVNPSDVLVKMISLSREFEMQVRSIKAADENAQSASKLLQVG; via the coding sequence ATGGACCGCTCCGTATACGTCGCGATGACCGGTGCCACGCAGATCATGCGTGCGCAGGCCGAGGTGGCGCACAACCTGGCCAACGCCAATACCGCCGGCTTCAAGGCGGAACTGTCGGCGTTCCAGAGCCTTCCCGTGCAGGGCGATGGCCTGCAGACACGCATCAACGGCGTGGCGCAGGGCACGGGTTGGGACACCACCGCCGGCAACCAGATGGAAACCGGCAACGATCTCGACGTGGCGGTGCAGGGCGACGGATGGATCGCGGTGCAGACGCCGGACGGCACGGAAGGCTATACCCGTGCCGGCAACCTGCGCATCGACGCCGACGGTTTGTTGACGGATGCGAAGGGCAACGCCGTCCTGGGCGGCGGCGGTCCCATCACCATCCCCCAGGCGTCCAGCGTGAAGATCGGCGCCGACGGCACGATTTCAGTCGTGCCGCTTGGCGAATCGCCGGCCACCATCGCCACCACCGACCGGATCAAGCTGGTGAACCCGGGCAATGACCAGCTCGCCTATGCGCCGGACGGCCTGATGCACATGCGCGACGGCACCCAGGCGCCGGCCGACGCCGGCGTGAAGCTCGTTTCGGGCGCGCTGGAGGGCAGCAACGTCAATCCGTCCGACGTGCTGGTGAAGATGATCTCGCTCTCGCGCGAGTTCGAGATGCAGGTCCGCTCGATCAAGGCCGCCGACGAGAACGCCCAGTCGGCATCGAAATTGCTACAGGTGGGGTAA
- the flgE gene encoding flagellar hook protein FlgE: MPFEIALSGINAASSDLEVTANNIANVNTVGFKGSRAEFSQVYSVAGENLSANAAGSGVRLTNIAQQFSDGNLTQTGNSYDFGLSGAGFFTIRDGAGYSYTRAGNFHPDDQGNIVTSTGQYVQAYPPSAAGGFDISALTDLKITSGSSPAKASTKVTLTANLSASATAPTGGAFDPTNDKTYNYLSTFQAYDSLGATHTTNIYYVKDATNPNTWNAYMTVDGTQVGTQQPIAFSSGGAIVTPANGQLTFGAVSPNPGADPLNVTVDVNKITQFGDNYATTAAPTDGYAAGKFSKIDVAKDGTVSAIYSNGVSTPLGQLAIATFANNQGLRQLNDTNWVPSSESGQPIRGVANSGDVGTVQAGQLEASNTADLTAQLVNMIKAQRNYQANAQVISTDDKLTQTIINIRN; encoded by the coding sequence ATGCCATTCGAAATCGCCCTCAGCGGCATCAACGCGGCGTCTTCCGACCTGGAAGTCACCGCGAACAACATCGCCAACGTCAACACCGTAGGCTTCAAGGGCTCGCGCGCCGAGTTCTCCCAGGTCTATTCCGTGGCCGGCGAGAACCTTTCCGCCAACGCCGCGGGCAGCGGCGTGCGCCTGACCAACATCGCCCAGCAGTTCAGCGACGGCAACCTCACCCAGACGGGCAACTCATACGACTTCGGCCTCAGCGGCGCGGGCTTCTTCACCATCCGCGACGGTGCCGGTTACTCGTACACGCGCGCCGGCAACTTCCATCCGGACGACCAGGGCAACATCGTCACGTCCACCGGCCAGTACGTGCAGGCGTATCCGCCGTCGGCCGCCGGCGGCTTCGACATCAGCGCGCTCACCGACCTCAAGATCACCAGCGGCTCCAGCCCGGCCAAGGCCAGCACGAAGGTCACGCTCACCGCGAACCTTTCGGCCAGCGCCACGGCGCCGACCGGTGGCGCGTTCGATCCCACGAACGACAAGACCTATAACTACCTGTCGACGTTCCAGGCCTACGATTCGCTGGGTGCGACGCATACGACGAACATCTACTACGTGAAGGACGCGACCAACCCGAACACGTGGAACGCGTACATGACGGTGGACGGCACGCAGGTCGGTACGCAGCAGCCGATCGCCTTCAGCTCGGGCGGCGCGATCGTCACGCCGGCCAACGGCCAGCTCACCTTCGGCGCGGTGTCGCCCAATCCCGGCGCCGATCCGCTGAACGTTACCGTCGATGTCAACAAGATCACTCAGTTCGGGGACAACTACGCCACGACGGCGGCGCCGACCGACGGTTATGCCGCGGGCAAGTTCTCGAAGATCGACGTGGCGAAGGACGGCACCGTTTCGGCGATCTATTCCAACGGCGTGTCCACGCCACTGGGCCAGCTGGCGATCGCCACCTTCGCGAACAACCAGGGCCTGCGCCAGCTCAACGACACCAATTGGGTGCCGTCCTCCGAGTCCGGCCAGCCGATCCGCGGCGTGGCGAACTCCGGCGACGTCGGCACCGTGCAGGCCGGCCAGCTCGAAGCGTCGAACACGGCCGACCTGACCGCCCAGCTGGTCAACATGATCAAGGCGCAGCGCAACTACCAGGCGAACGCGCAGGTCATCTCGACCGACGACAAGCTGACCCAGACCATCATCAACATCCGCAACTAA
- a CDS encoding chemotaxis protein produces MARPLLDTVDTFTRLAGHNRVAMLLFRLGDRQAFGINVFKVREVLRRPRLERMPSMHELVSGSFDYRGNTIPVIDLAAAMGYPPLATVDTAHLIVTEFNRSVQGFLVSDVDRIVHVDGSQMAAPPSALGYGTRVNAVTRLEGDLLAIVDVEQVLAFVDPRAVEVSDRVQQAAQVQHAGNRRLLVVDDSMVARAQLVDLFRKLDLECVVAKDGSEGLELLRALTTGPVDERVALVVSDIEMPSMDGYALTRAIREDAQLRHLKVLLHSSLSGVFNEAMVARVGADRFIAKFQPDILATAVLDLLPA; encoded by the coding sequence ATGGCCCGACCGCTCCTCGACACCGTGGATACCTTTACCCGCCTGGCCGGGCACAACCGCGTGGCCATGCTGCTTTTCCGCCTGGGCGACCGACAGGCCTTCGGCATCAACGTGTTCAAGGTGCGCGAGGTACTGCGCCGGCCGCGGCTGGAACGGATGCCGAGCATGCACGAGCTGGTTTCCGGCAGCTTCGACTACCGCGGCAACACCATCCCGGTGATCGACCTTGCCGCGGCCATGGGTTATCCGCCCCTCGCCACGGTGGATACGGCGCACCTCATCGTCACCGAGTTCAACCGCTCGGTGCAGGGTTTCCTCGTCTCCGACGTCGATCGCATCGTGCATGTCGACGGCTCGCAGATGGCGGCGCCGCCGTCGGCCCTGGGCTACGGCACCCGTGTGAACGCGGTCACGCGCCTGGAGGGCGATCTCCTCGCCATCGTGGACGTGGAGCAGGTACTGGCCTTCGTCGATCCCCGCGCCGTGGAAGTATCCGACCGCGTGCAGCAGGCGGCCCAGGTCCAGCACGCCGGCAACCGGCGGCTGCTGGTGGTGGACGATTCCATGGTGGCGCGTGCCCAGCTGGTCGACCTGTTCCGCAAGCTGGACCTCGAGTGCGTGGTGGCGAAGGACGGCAGCGAGGGCCTCGAGCTTCTCCGTGCCCTCACCACGGGGCCCGTCGACGAGCGCGTGGCGCTCGTGGTCTCGGACATCGAGATGCCGTCGATGGACGGTTATGCCCTGACCCGCGCCATCCGCGAGGACGCCCAGTTGCGCCACCTCAAGGTCCTCCTGCACAGCTCCCTTAGCGGCGTATTCAACGAGGCGATGGTGGCGCGCGTGGGCGCCGACCGCTTCATCGCCAAGTTCCAGCCCGACATACTGGCGACCGCCGTCCTCGACCTCCTGCCGGCCTGA
- the flgK gene encoding flagellar hook-associated protein FlgK: MADLLSTGISGLLASQVGLATVGHNISNVNTAGYTRQITNFNARTPQFNGGYYIGQGADATSVQRAYSQFLTQSVWSANSGQSRALQYAGLTAAANNAVSGSANLQTALDGFFGAVSDVANAPVDTASRQALLGKANSLVSTFRSLSSQFQQIDQQTNQEISNSVDSINSLAKSIADLNGQIARASIGGAAPNDLLDARDQAISQLSQIVGVNVSQGSDNMVTVSVGNGLPLVNGTDSTKIATANNPYDSSRLEIVGPTGSVISNQLGSGSLGATFDFRTNVLDPARNQLGRAAIALSDAFNKQHAQGIDLNGDAGGNFFNIGDPAVFDNTANTGNAQVTAKVTDVGKLGSSDYVMRFDGTNWSVTTTAGVVVPSTGTGTAADPILIDGLAITVPSGTPQAGDSFQIQPTRNAASSLSVAITDTNKIAASGPLSAGKGASNTGKGTLGNLTVTDPTDPAFNTPVNIVFTSPTTYTVNGGPPQTYADGDTITGNGWTLKLSGVPAANDTFSVKPAGSASGDNGNALALADVANKGVLDNGVTTVGKSYSQLIAQVGTAGAQANTALDAQQSILDQATSAQQSLSGVNMDEEAANLLRFQQSYAAAAQVINAANTIFDSLLSAVRG; the protein is encoded by the coding sequence ATGGCCGATCTGCTCTCCACAGGTATCTCGGGACTGCTTGCCTCTCAGGTAGGCCTCGCGACCGTGGGCCACAACATCAGCAACGTGAATACCGCCGGCTATACACGGCAGATCACGAATTTCAACGCGCGCACGCCGCAGTTCAACGGTGGCTACTACATCGGCCAGGGCGCGGATGCCACCAGCGTCCAGCGCGCCTATAGCCAGTTCCTCACGCAATCGGTGTGGTCGGCCAATTCCGGCCAGAGCCGTGCCCTGCAATATGCGGGGCTCACGGCCGCGGCGAACAACGCCGTCAGCGGCTCGGCCAACCTGCAGACCGCGCTCGACGGATTCTTCGGCGCGGTGAGCGACGTGGCCAACGCGCCGGTCGACACCGCCAGCCGCCAGGCGCTGCTCGGCAAGGCCAATTCGCTGGTTTCCACCTTCCGCTCGCTCTCGTCGCAATTCCAGCAGATCGACCAGCAGACCAACCAGGAAATCAGCAACTCGGTCGACAGCATCAACAGCCTGGCGAAGAGCATCGCCGACCTCAACGGCCAGATCGCGCGCGCGTCCATCGGCGGCGCCGCGCCAAACGACCTGCTCGACGCGCGCGACCAGGCCATCTCGCAGCTGTCGCAGATCGTCGGGGTCAACGTCAGCCAGGGCAGCGACAACATGGTCACCGTGTCGGTGGGCAACGGCCTGCCGCTGGTGAACGGCACCGATTCGACCAAGATCGCCACGGCCAATAATCCGTACGACAGTTCGCGCCTGGAAATCGTCGGGCCGACCGGATCGGTCATCAGCAACCAGCTGGGTTCCGGTTCGCTGGGGGCGACCTTCGATTTTCGCACCAATGTGCTGGATCCCGCGCGCAACCAGCTGGGCCGCGCGGCCATTGCGTTGTCCGACGCGTTCAACAAGCAGCACGCGCAAGGCATCGACCTCAACGGCGACGCGGGCGGCAACTTCTTCAACATCGGCGACCCGGCCGTCTTCGACAACACGGCCAACACCGGCAACGCGCAAGTTACGGCGAAGGTCACCGACGTCGGCAAGCTCGGGTCGTCCGACTACGTCATGCGTTTCGACGGTACGAACTGGTCGGTCACGACGACTGCCGGTGTCGTGGTGCCGTCCACCGGCACGGGCACGGCCGCGGATCCCATCCTCATCGACGGCCTCGCCATCACCGTGCCCTCCGGCACGCCCCAGGCCGGGGACAGCTTCCAGATCCAACCCACGCGCAACGCCGCGTCGAGCCTCAGCGTGGCGATCACCGACACGAACAAGATCGCGGCCTCCGGTCCGCTGTCGGCCGGCAAGGGGGCCTCGAACACGGGCAAGGGTACGCTCGGCAATCTTACGGTTACCGACCCGACCGACCCCGCGTTCAACACGCCGGTCAATATCGTCTTCACCTCGCCCACGACCTATACGGTCAATGGCGGTCCCCCGCAAACTTACGCGGACGGCGACACGATCACCGGCAACGGGTGGACGCTCAAGCTTTCCGGCGTGCCTGCCGCTAACGATACTTTCAGCGTGAAGCCGGCGGGATCGGCCAGCGGTGACAACGGAAACGCGCTTGCCCTGGCGGACGTCGCCAACAAGGGCGTGCTCGACAACGGCGTCACCACCGTGGGCAAGTCCTATAGCCAGCTCATCGCCCAGGTGGGCACGGCGGGCGCGCAGGCGAACACCGCGCTCGACGCGCAGCAGAGCATCCTCGACCAGGCCACGTCGGCACAGCAGAGTCTCTCCGGAGTGAACATGGACGAAGAAGCGGCCAATCTCCTGCGTTTCCAGCAGTCCTATGCGGCGGCGGCACAGGTCATCAACGCGGCGAACACCATCTTCGATTCCCTCCTGAGCGCGGTACGGGGCTGA
- the flgC gene encoding flagellar basal body rod protein FlgC codes for MSLLRIFDVAGSGMAAQSARLNTTASNMANADSLASSEAAAYHAKQPLFSAVQQQVNGQMENAGVRTLGVTESQAPIQSRYEPSNPLADANGYVYSSNVNPVDELVNMISASRSYQNNVEVMNSAKQLMQKTLDLGK; via the coding sequence ATGAGCCTGCTCAGGATTTTCGACGTCGCCGGTTCCGGCATGGCCGCGCAGTCCGCGCGCCTCAACACCACCGCCAGCAACATGGCCAACGCCGACAGCCTCGCCAGCAGCGAAGCGGCCGCGTACCACGCGAAGCAACCGTTGTTCTCCGCGGTGCAGCAGCAGGTCAACGGGCAGATGGAAAACGCCGGCGTGCGCACGCTGGGCGTCACCGAGAGCCAGGCACCCATCCAGTCGCGCTACGAGCCGTCCAACCCGCTCGCGGACGCCAACGGCTACGTGTACTCGAGCAACGTCAATCCGGTCGACGAGCTGGTCAACATGATCTCCGCGTCGCGCTCCTATCAAAACAACGTCGAAGTCATGAACAGCGCCAAGCAGCTCATGCAGAAGACGCTGGACCTCGGCAAGTAA
- the flgJ gene encoding flagellar assembly peptidoglycan hydrolase FlgJ, whose protein sequence is MVAPVDTQRLGTYTDMSAFAGLRAAAQKDSKAALPTVAKQFESIFTQMMLKSMRDASSALGDDIMGSQAGNAYRDMFDHQLSLTLSQGRGIGIADMLIRQLGGSPAPAAASNDPFAEVTGTADTVAAVSSPSDQQSGLMDSLERMLGKAGRAVGEGAEAVAGAVGKLSVSSPEEFVQKLAPHAIEAAKKLGVSVRALLAQAALETGWGKHMPAQGHTSSFNMFGIKAGSSWDGKRVNVPTLEYEDGVAVRRKDSFRAYDSPSDSFKDYADMVSSSPRYADAVGRGDDVAGFAHALVKGGYATDPSYARKLTDIANGPVMKQALAALKHIASEL, encoded by the coding sequence ATGGTGGCGCCGGTCGACACCCAGAGGCTCGGCACCTACACGGACATGTCCGCGTTCGCCGGCTTGCGTGCGGCCGCGCAGAAGGATTCCAAGGCGGCGCTGCCGACCGTCGCGAAGCAGTTCGAATCGATCTTCACCCAGATGATGCTGAAGTCCATGCGCGACGCGAGTTCGGCGCTCGGCGACGACATCATGGGCTCGCAGGCGGGCAATGCTTATCGCGACATGTTCGACCACCAGTTGTCGCTCACGCTGTCGCAGGGCAGGGGCATCGGCATCGCCGATATGCTCATCCGCCAGCTCGGCGGCAGTCCGGCCCCGGCCGCGGCCTCCAACGACCCGTTCGCCGAGGTGACCGGCACCGCCGACACCGTCGCCGCGGTGTCTTCGCCGTCCGACCAGCAGAGTGGCCTCATGGATTCGCTCGAGCGCATGCTGGGCAAGGCCGGGCGCGCCGTGGGCGAGGGCGCCGAAGCTGTCGCGGGCGCGGTGGGAAAACTTTCGGTATCCAGCCCCGAGGAATTCGTGCAGAAGCTCGCCCCCCACGCGATCGAGGCGGCGAAGAAGCTCGGTGTCTCCGTCCGCGCGCTTCTTGCCCAGGCCGCGCTCGAAACCGGCTGGGGCAAGCACATGCCCGCGCAGGGCCATACCTCGAGCTTCAACATGTTCGGTATCAAGGCCGGCAGCAGTTGGGACGGCAAGCGCGTGAACGTGCCCACGCTCGAATACGAAGACGGTGTGGCGGTGCGGCGCAAGGACAGCTTCCGCGCCTACGACTCACCGTCCGACTCGTTCAAGGATTATGCCGACATGGTTTCCAGCAGCCCCCGCTACGCGGATGCCGTGGGCCGGGGCGACGATGTGGCCGGCTTCGCGCATGCGCTCGTGAAGGGTGGCTACGCCACCGACCCCAGCTACGCGCGAAAGCTCACCGACATCGCGAACGGACCGGTGATGAAGCAGGCGCTCGCCGCGCTGAAGCACATCGCGTCGGAACTGTGA
- the flgG gene encoding flagellar basal-body rod protein FlgG, translating to MFTSLWIAKTGLDAQQTRMDVVSNNLANTNTTAFKRSRAEFEDLSYQNRGQAGAQTTEQTQSPTGYMIGTGVRVVGTQKMFDQGGVQQTGNPLDIRIEGRGFLQVTMPDGTVGYTRDGGLKQDQDGQIVTNDGYPLEPAITIPANAQTVTIGKDGTVSVTTAANPASQQIGTIQLADFVNPAGLEPRGDNLYLETAASGAPQTGTAGLNGLGTVEQHSLETSNVNVVEEMVNMIETQRAYEMNSKAISAADQMLQFISNKT from the coding sequence ATGTTCACGTCCCTCTGGATCGCCAAGACCGGCCTCGATGCGCAGCAGACGCGCATGGACGTCGTGTCGAACAACCTCGCCAACACCAACACGACCGCCTTCAAGCGTTCGCGCGCCGAGTTCGAGGACCTGTCTTACCAGAACCGTGGGCAAGCCGGCGCGCAGACGACGGAGCAGACCCAGTCGCCCACCGGTTACATGATCGGCACGGGCGTGCGCGTGGTCGGCACCCAGAAGATGTTCGACCAGGGCGGCGTGCAGCAGACCGGCAATCCGCTGGACATACGCATCGAAGGCCGCGGCTTCCTCCAGGTCACGATGCCCGACGGCACCGTGGGCTATACGCGCGACGGCGGCCTCAAGCAGGACCAGGACGGCCAGATCGTCACCAACGACGGCTACCCGCTGGAACCGGCGATCACCATTCCGGCCAACGCGCAGACGGTCACCATCGGCAAGGACGGCACGGTGAGCGTCACCACCGCGGCCAATCCCGCCTCCCAGCAGATCGGCACCATCCAGCTCGCCGATTTCGTCAACCCGGCCGGCCTCGAGCCTCGCGGCGACAACCTTTACCTGGAAACGGCCGCCAGCGGCGCGCCGCAGACGGGCACCGCAGGCCTCAACGGACTCGGCACCGTCGAGCAGCACTCCCTCGAGACCTCCAACGTCAACGTCGTCGAGGAAATGGTGAACATGATCGAGACGCAGCGGGCCTACGAGATGAACTCGAAGGCCATCTCGGCGGCCGACCAGATGCTCCAGTTCATCTCCAACAAGACCTGA